From Nicotiana tabacum cultivar K326 chromosome 22, ASM71507v2, whole genome shotgun sequence, one genomic window encodes:
- the LOC107805015 gene encoding T-complex protein 1 subunit beta: MAIDRILKDEATEEKGERARMASFVGAMAIADLVKTTLGPKGMDKILQSTSRGHSVTVTNDGATILKSLHIDNPAAKVLVDISKVQDDEVGDGTTSVVVLAGELLREAEKLVNSKIHPMTIISGYRMAAECARNVLLQKVVDNKQDAEKFRSDLMNIAMTTLSSKILSQDKEHFAKLSVDAVMRLKGSTNLEAIQIIKKPGGSLKDSFLDEGFILDKKIGVGQPKRIENAKILVSNTAMDTDKVKIYGARVRVDSMAKVAELEAAEKDKMREKVQKIISHGINCFVNRQLIYNFPEELFADAGILAIEHADFDGIERLALVTGGEIASTFDNPESVKLGHCKLIEEIMIGEDKLIHFSGVEMGQACTIVLRGASPHVLDEAERSLHDALCVLSQTVNDSRVLLGGGWPEMVMAKAVDELAKKTPGKRSHAIEAFSRALLAIPTIIADNAGLDSAELVAQLRAEHHKEESNAGIDVITGHVGDMAELGISEAFKVKQAVLLSATEAAEMILRVDEIITCAPRRREGM; encoded by the exons ATGGCG ATTGACAGGATTCTTAAAGATGAAGCTACGGAAGAAAAGGGAGAGCGAGCTAGAATG GCATCCTTTGTGGGGGCTATGGCAATTGCTGACTTGGTTAAGACAACATTAGGACCTAAGGGAATG GATAAAATTTTACAATCAACCAGCAGAGGTCATAGTGTTACAGTTACAAATGATGGCGCAACAATTTTGAAGTCCCTCCATATTGACAATCCTGCTGCCAAGGTCCTGGTTG ACATCTCTAAAGTACAAGATGATGAAGTTGGTGATGGGACAACGTCTGTAGTTGTTTTGGCTGGAGAACTTTTAAGGGAGGCAGAGAAGCTGGTTAATTCGAAAATTCATCCAATGACAATTATTTCAG GTTATCGTATGGCAGCTGAATGTGCACGCAATGTGTTGCTGCAGAAGGTTGTTGATAATAAACAGGATGCAG AGAAATTTAGGTCGGACTTGATGAATATTGCGATGACTACTTTGAGCTCGAAAATCTTGTCTCAGGACAAAGAGCATTTTGCAAAACTGTCTGTTGATGCAGTTATGAGGTTAAAG GGCAGCACCAATCTAGAGGCAATCCAAATTATTAAGAAGCCTGGAGGTTCTCTGAAGGATTCATTTTTAGATGAAGG GTTTATTTTGGATAAAAAGATTGGGGTTGGCCAACCGAAACGTATTGAAAATGCTAAGATCTTGGTGTCCAACACTGCAATGGATACTGATAAAGTTAAAATCTATGGAGCACGTGTCCGAGTTGACTCAATGGCCAAGGTTGCTGAGCTAGAAGCTGCTGAAAAAGATAAAATGAGGGAGAAGGTGCAAAAGATCATCTCTCATGGAATAAACTGCTTTGTTAACCGGCAGCTGATTTACAATTTCCCAGAGGAACTATTTGCCGATGCAGGGATACTTGCAATCGAGCATGCTGATTTTGATGGTATTGAGCGCCTGGCTTTAGTTACTGGTGGAGAGATTGCATCTACCTTTGATAACCCAGAGTCTGTCAAGCTTGGCCACTGCAAACTCATTGAAGAAATAATGATTGGTGAGGACAAGTTGATCCACTTTTCTGGGGTCGAAATGGGTCAGGCGTGTACAATTGTCTTGAGAGGTGCAAG CCCTCATGTACTGGATGAAGCTGAAAGGTCTCTGCATGATGCCTTGTGTGTACTGTCTCAGACAGTAAATGACAGCAGAGTTCTACTTGGAGGTGGATGGCCAGAGATGGTGATGGCGAAGGCAGTGGATGAACTCGCTAAAAAGACACCTGGTAAAAGATCTCACGCAATTGAGGCTTTTTCCCGGGCACTTTTGGCAATTCCGACCATCATTGCTGACAATGCTGGTCTGGACAGTGCTGAGCTGGTCGCTCAGCTTCGTGCAGAGCATCACAAGGAGGAAAGCAATGCAGGGATAGATGTCATCACTGGACAT GTTGGAGATATGGCAGAGTTAGGAATTTCAGAGGCATTCAAAGTCAAACAGGCTGTGTTGCTCTCTGCAACCGAGGCTGCTGAGATGATCCTACGAGTTGATGAAATCATCACATGTGCCCCACGGAGGAGGGAAGGAATGTAA